A region from the Hydra vulgaris chromosome 08, alternate assembly HydraT2T_AEP genome encodes:
- the LOC136084155 gene encoding uncharacterized protein LOC136084155 translates to MEPNQGDKISSFKEVQPISENLFSREKLLCEIRRFLHEANKSTLILYGMSGVGKTQIARKYCEIYYNFYKNFVWIDAAFGKLQTSMRNQCQVLGFEVHDSKGDYLNIEVIVKKIHNHYKNEKTLYIFDNVDDESVKNLTMYISRKPNSFTLITSQWRAWSNNVNKMLVDVFTSEEAFAYVKNNIKENADENIRNLIKELGYHPFAITQATKYINIHRISIEKYVDRYRSKPEILDNNFPTEEEPKSAIKAINLVLIKLERSKPFPFKILNCLSHCDYQNISKQFIIQISKQMEINEENVIDEAVGLLRSYSLLNCFDDEKYSMHELTQLTCRCFQNRNSTTNTYLSLIENLFIFELNEVKDHVDYGNYFVFHFIYMFRTNGMKISKTFHNMTTSIHELLLCKGLFEEAIEILKSIQSFNTETYGENNKFTLDTKHNIASCLYAMGKYNKALEIYYSVDKIRTESLGINHPDTMSTKHNIANCLYVMGKYNEALEIYYSVDKIRTEILGINHSDTMRTKNNIASCLYAMGKNNEALEIYYSVDKIRTEILGINHPDTMSTKNNIANCLKAMGKYNEALEIYYSVDKIQTEILGINHPDTMRTKHKIANCLNAMGKYNEALEIHYSVDKIRTEILGINHPDTMRTKHKIANCLNAMGKYNEALEIHYSVDKIRTEILGINHPDTMRTKHKIANCLNAMGKYNEALEIHYSVDKIQTEILGINHPDTMRTKNKIAKCINHLDTMPTKNNIASCLYAMRKYNEALEIHYSFDKIQTEILGINHPHTMRTKHNIAKCLNAMGKYNKALEIYYSVDKIRTEILGINHPDTMRTKNNIATCLNAMGKYNEALEIHYSVDKIQTEILGINHLDTMPTKNNIASCLYAMRKYNEALEIHYSFDKIQTEILGINHPHTMRTKHNIAKCLNAMGKYNKALEIYYSVDKIRTEILVILYTTNIKVNNNIV, encoded by the exons AAGTTCAACCGatttcagaaaatttattttcacgcGAAAAACTACTTTGTGAAATTCGACGTTTTTTACATGAAGCAAACAAGTcaactttaatattatatggAATGTCCGGTGTTGGGAAGACACAAATTGCAAGAAAGTATTGCgaaatttattataacttcTACAAAAACTTTGTTTGGATAGACGCAGCATTTGGAAAGTTACAAACCTCAATGAGAAACCAATGTCAAGTATTAGGATTCGAAGTTCATGACTCGAAAGGTGATTATTTGAATATAGAAgtgattgttaaaaaaattcacaaccattataaaaatgaaaaaactttgtatatttttgacaatgtCGACGATGAAAGTGTTAAAAACCTGACCATGTATATTTCAAGAAAACCAAATTCATTTACGTTGATTACCTCCCAATGGAGAGCGTGGTCGAATAACGTAAACAAAATGCTAGTTGATGTTTTTACTTCAGAAGAAGCATTcgcttatgtaaaaaataatattaaagaaaacgCCGATGAAAATATAAGAAACCTCATTAAAGAACTTGGTTATCATCCGTTCGCTATTACTCAggcaacaaaatatataaatattcatagAATTTCGATAGAAAAATACGTAGATCGATATAGATCGAAACCAGAAATATTAGACAATAACTTTCCAACCGAAGAAGAACCAAAGTCTGCAATAAAAGCAAttaacttagttttaataaaattagaaagaagTAAACCTTTcccatttaaaatattaaactgtttatcTCATTGCGACTATCAAAACATAAGTAAACAGTTTATTATccaaatttcaaaacaaatggaAATAAACGAAGAAAATGTAATAGATGAAGCCGTTGGGTTACTAAGGAGTTATTCTTTACTAAACTGTTTTGatgatgaaaaatattcaatGCACGAACTGACACAGCTGACGTGTAGATGTTTTCAAAATAGAAATTCAACTACAAATACGTATCTTAGTTTAattgaaaacttatttatatttgaattaaatgaagtaaaagatCACGTGGATTACggaaactattttgttttccattttatCTATATGTTTCGCACTAATggaatgaaaatttcaaaaacattccATAATATGACGACATCTATACatgaattattattatgtaaaggTTTATTTGAAGAAGCAAtcgaaatattaaaaagtattcaaagtTTTAATACGGAAACTTATGgcgaaaataataaatttacgcttgatacaaaacataatatcgcaagctgtttgtacgctatgggaaaatataacaaagctttagaaatttattattctgttgataaaatacgaactgaaagtttaggtatcaaccatccagatacaatgtcaacaaaacataatatcgcaaactgtttgtacgttatgggaaaatataacgaagctttagaaatttattattctgttgataaaatacgaactgaaattttaggtatcaaccattcAGATACAatgagaacaaaaaataatatcgcaagcTGTTTGTACGCCATGGGAAAaaataacgaagctttagaaatttattattctgttgataaaatacgaactgaaattttaggtatcaaccatccagatacaatgtcaacaaaaaataatatcgcaaactgtttgaaagctatgggaaaatataacgaagctttagaaatttattattctgttgataaaatacaaactgaaattttaggtatcaaccatccagatacaatgagaacaaaacataaaatcgcaaactgtttgaacgctatgggaaaatataacgaagctttagaaattcattattctgttgataaaatacgaactgaaattttaggtatcaaccatccagatacaatgagaacaaaacataaaatcgcaaactgtttgaacgctatgggaaaatataacgaagctttagaaattcattattctgttgataaaatacgaactgaaattttaggtatcaaccatccagatacaatgagaacaaaacataaaatcgcaaactgtttgaacgctatgggaaaatataacgaagctttagaaattcattattctgttgataaaatacaaactgaaattttaggtatcaaccatccagatacaatgagaacaaaaaataagatcgcaaaat gtatcaaccatctaGATACAATgccaacaaaaaataatatcgcaagcTGTTTGTACGCTATgagaaaatataacgaagctttagaaattcattattcttttgataaaatacaaactgaaattttaggtatcaaccatccacaTACAATGagaacaaaacataatatcgcaaaGTGTTTGAAcgctatgggaaaatataacaaagctttagaaatttattattctgttgataaaatacgaactgaaattttaggtatcaaccatccagatacaatgagaacaaaaaataatatcgcaacTTGTTTGAAcgctatgggaaaatataacgaagctttagaaattcattattctgttgataaaatacaaactgaaattttag gtatcaaccatctaGATACAATgccaacaaaaaataatatcgcaagcTGTTTGTACGCTATgagaaaatataacgaagctttagaaattcattattcttttgataaaatacaaactgaaattttaggtatcaaccatccacaTACAATGagaacaaaacataatatcgcaaaGTGTTTGAAcgctatgggaaaatataacaaagctttagaaatttattattctgttgataaaatacgaactgaaattttag ttatattatatactacaaatataaaagttaataataatatagtataa
- the LOC136084156 gene encoding uncharacterized protein LOC136084156: protein MAIIKNYGKPDLFITFTCNAKWRKITENLYPGQTANDRPYLHGVFGKVVTRVQVIEFQKHGLPHVHILLHFANYDKLETAHDINNLIPAEIPDPIVNRDLYDVVKTCMIHGPRGILNPNSPYIKDVVCSKNYPKEFNANTVAVHYGYSRYRRHDNGLVINIEGNNVDNRWVVPYNPWLSKKYQAHINVEACMSVKAVKYLYKYIYKDHDCANILINEQINHDEVNTFLDCHYVSGYKGIVTSFRVSNKSYVTHYYTP, encoded by the exons atggctataattaaaaattatggtaaaccagatctttttattactttcacTTGCAACGCAAAATGGCGCAAGATAACTGAAAATTTATATCCAGGTCAGACAGCAAATGATAGACCTTACTTG CACGGTGTATTTGGGAAAGTTGTAACACGTGTTCAagttattgagtttcaaaagcaCGGTTTGCCACATGTTCATATTTTACTTCACTTTGCAAATTATGATAAGCTTGAAACAGCTCATgatatcaataatttaataCCTGCAGAAATTCCAGATCCGATTGTTAATCGAGACCTTTATGACGTTGTTAAAACTTGCATGATTCACGGTCCACGTGGCATACTGAATCCAAATTCTCCCTATATAAAAGACGTGGTGTGCAGCAAAAACTATCCTAAAGAATTTAATGCTAACACAGTAGCAGTTCATTATGGTTATTCACGCTATAGACGTCATGATAATGGTTTGGTTATCAATATTGAAGGTAACAATGTAGATAACCGCTGGGTGGTACCTTACAATCCatggttatcaaaaaaatatcaagctcacattaatgttgaagcttgcatgtctgttaaggctgttaaatatttgtacaaatatatCTACAAGGATCACGACTGTgccaatattttaataaatgaacaaattaatCATGATGaagtaaacacttttttagattGTCATTATGTCAGTGGATATAAAGGCATTGTGACAAGTTTTCGAGTATCCAATAAATCATACGTCACACACTATTATACGCCTTAA